Genomic DNA from Equus caballus isolate H_3958 breed thoroughbred chromosome 10, TB-T2T, whole genome shotgun sequence:
ACAACTAGGGCTTTGTGACTCTTGGCTTGGGGTGGAGCAGAGGGAGATAAAGAAGCCCAGAGGGGTCAAGTGTCACCTCCTTGCACAGCACCAAAGGGCATCGTTCATTGGTATTCCACGCAGGGTCTCTATGCACTTCTCTATGAATGGTGGCCCTGGAACACAACTCCACAGACTACAATGTAAATGGTGCCCCCCAGAGTTGTGCAGATGCCCTGATAGAGTTGGGTGAGATGATGGAGGGCCTTGAACATCACAGTTTTTCCCTCACAGGTGGGTGGTATGGTGGCGGGAAGAGCATGGAATGAGGCTTCTGCTGTCTGTGGCTCTAGGCTTGAATTGTGTGAACACAATCTCTCAGAGCTTTTTGTTTCTTGTCTATAAAAGGAAAGTATTGGACTAGATAATTTCTAGTCTCCTTTTCATCTTGAAAGGCATCTGACCTCTCTGATGTGGTGGCAGCTAGGATGCCATGGAAGATTTGTGAGCATTGGTGACATGAGGAGCACGGTATTTAAGGAATATTGGTATGGAGGATGGATGGGCGTGAGAAGGGCCTGGAACGGAAGAGAAGTACAGGAAGGGTCTCCAGTAATCCAGGAATGAGAGCATGAGGGGTAGACTAAGAGGGCGGAaatgaggaggaaaggagagacacACAAGCCATTTGTGAGGGAAAATCCAAGGGCATTTGGTCGTTGACTGGGTTGGAAGAAGGCCACAGAGCATCAGAGCTGAGAGACTGGCAGCATGCCTGccccaggaaaaagaaagggacGTTCCAAGGGGTCGGGGAAAGAATTCAACATTGGGCTCCTTGTGTTTGGCTGACAGTGAAGCATCGGCGTGGAAAAGTCTAGTACTCGATGGGATAAAAGGAACTAGAAATTGCTTGAGACCGTAGAACTGGAGATAAGTGGGAGTCGTCAGCTCAAGGGAGATAATTAACGTTCCTGAGAAGATAAATATGAAAGCTTTTATAATGCATTAGCGAGAGAGTGGTTTCTGCTTTTATGGctaaagaaacaaaacccaagaGACATTAATGAAATGACCTCACCTCTTTTTTGGAATTGGATGGAATGGAAGCTAGTCACGTATTTTAACAATTAATGTTGTCATTAAAAGAAAGGAATGTCTATCACAGCGATTGACAGAATACAGGGCCCTTGACCTTCTGAAATACTCTCTCTGTATTCACATCTATTCTCTCTCAGCCCAGAGTTTATGCCTCTGGTGGTTGTGTCCTGTGTCGATTTAGCGAAGCTGGAACGACCTTTACCAGCACTGCCTTCCTCTACTTCCGGGTGAGGGTCAGGAGGAAGAGACATTTGCGTGAGCCTTGGAAGCCCAAAGTGGCACCTCAGCCCTATGCTTGGGGGCTGGTGCAGGGCCCTAGACATCACTGCAGCTTGGACATCTTGTGGTCTGCTGGTTCTCCTTGTTGGCACGGCCAGAGGTCCTCCGACTTCTCCCAATAGCAGGCCAGGAACACTGTCAGGGACCTGTAGAGAAGGTCACCAGTTTTTCTGCAGGTGGCCTGTGTCATCAGAGTCTGTGTGATGAGAGACAGACGTGGGCTCCAGTTTCTTTGCACGATTCCAGTTTGTCCCAGAGGGGCTGTAGTCTTTGCGTCCCCCTGCTTGAGTCCAGCTGTCCTCCAGCCTGCCCTGCTGACCTGCAGAGATTTCAGGCCACAACCAGAGCAGAGGCAACAGCCTTCCACAGACTTCTTCACCAGCTTCCCTTTGTGGCTGTGAGTAGtgactttctcctcttcctctgaccATCTCCCTACAGACTTTCACTTTCTCAGCGTCTCCCACAATCGCGTGAGGTCTAATCCCGGTAAGAAAGTCTTTATCCTGTATCCCTCACAGTGGCTGTGCTTCCCGGACAGATTGCTCACACTGTCTTGTAACCCAGGCCTCTCTGTGCGCAGCCTCCTTTAATTGACTGCACTTTGTGCATTTCACCTATTCCCAAAGGACCATTAGCTATCGGAAAAGggtgatgaaattttaaaatgcatcttaatattttttaaatgccattatGACAGACTGAGAAGGAGTGTCAAAGCACTGGCCGCTACCTCTAGGCCTGCCCCTGGCAGCCTCTGGACTACACCTAGAGCAGCCCAGCTCCAGGTGTTAAGAGAGAAAGACACATCTTTCTTGTGGAAGCCATGGTTATTTTGGTCTTTGTTATAGCTGGGCTTCAATTCTAGCCAATATATACATTGAACATAATCAAGGTCAGTTATTCAAGTAAATGCACACCAAAAACCTGTACATTATTATCATTGTCCTCTTTTCTCCTGTAGCTCAGCCTTATACATGTACGTGTTCATGTACCCAGCAGAGCTTCAGAAAAAGAGAGACTGTCTGCGTCTTGAATAGAATGCAGCATGGCCCAGTTGATAGGCTCATGCAGTGGACAATGGCACACTATTCTCATTCATTCTGACTTCTAATGTATCCTCATGGAGAGGACTGAACCAAAAATCAACACTGAGTATCAACACCAACACAGGACTGCCTATTGTTTTGGATGAGGGATGAACGCTGAAGTCCAGAAGACAAAGAGGTTTTCACGTATTTGAGCAAGTCACTGACTTCTCTGAGAGTCAGTGTTGTCATTGTGAAGTTTGGTGAGCACCCTTTCTTCACAGGCTTGTCAGGACGGTAAGATGAAGTACTCCAAAATATGCAACGACTTCCTAGCACAGTATTTGACATAATAGGTgccaataaatattagttgaatctAAAGCTTaagttatattttgaaagaattagtATAGAATACTATTTAAGGAATCCTAACGGGTAAATAACAAACAGCCTCCAATAATTTTTTCCAGAATCAGATGGAGTTTCCTGAAAAGGGGAGTCTCACTCTAATACAACAACGTCTCCAACGATGTGGAAGGACTGAGGGTttgcagtgtttttcaaagttaCACAGAGACTAAAGAGAGAAGGGCAGCATGAGCCTGGGAGGCTCTGACCACGAACAGGCTGTTTCCAGAAGTTTAAGCCCAGTGTCTCTCGTTTTATAACATGTGCCGTGTCATCCTCTCTGTCAAACTGAAACGCTCTCTGAATTAAAACAAAGAGGgcatcctcttccttttgctaaGCTTTTCTTAGATTCTTAGTTGAGCCCTGATATTTTGAAAGACTGGCTCAAGAAAATTGatgtaaaaaggaaatatttttagttttatgatgAATACACAGAAAAAAGGTGCTGGCAAAGGAGATCAATGGGACAATAAACACCACGTGCAGTTTATCAGATGAGCACAACTTATTGCAGGAAAAAAACTAAGACAGAAAAGTTCACCAACAAGGTTACGTTGTTCCTGGGACAAGATGGCTCTCATAGCTCGCCCTCCTGATAGACTTCAAAgagtttctgaaaataaaatgtaagacaCTCGCTCCGATTTCATCAGCCTTGTCAGAGTAACCACATAAGCATTGCATGGAGTGCATGTTTGTCTCtctcctaaaatttgtatgttgaaaccctaattcCCAAGGTGATGGTACTTGGGGATGggccctttgggaggtaattaggtcattgGGGTGAAGCCcccatgatgagattagtgcccttctaagaagagacTTGAAAGAGCTAGCtagtactctctctctctccttttctctttccctctgccatgtgaggacacagcaagaaggtggccatctacaagccaggaagcaggccctcacccaGAAgtgaatctgccagtgccttgatcttggacttcccaccccccgaactgtgggaaataaacgttggttgtctaagccacccagtcttaggtcatttgttacggcagcccagACTGACTGAGACAAGTATTTCACAGGTGTACACCCAAGATAACTGAATCCTGAAATACTGGTAGAAACCTGCTTCCACGTAACTGTTCATTAACGATAGTCTTTATCACTGTGATGTCTTAAAAAGCAGAGTCAGGGTCCAGAAACAAGTCAGAGAGGTCAGAGGTTGAGGTGCTGTAGTGTTCACTCTGTCTGCCCATGCACAGTCCCTTATGGCGAAATCTGTCTACTCATGGTGCCAGAGGAAGGGCCAGCTTCTGGTCATCCATGTTTTGGCCAAATCTTGGCCCAGCTGATTAGACTAGAATCAATACCTGTGAGTTGGCACAGCAAAGAGCAAAGTCAGTCAGATTCCCTCTCTTACTCTGGAATTTGAACAAATCATTATCTGGAGAATGATCTCACTTGGAAGCGGCAGCAGATGAAAATAAGAGGAAGCAGAGTCAGAGGAAAGGCCATTATCAGCCACGTGTAAGTCCAGTCATTAGTTAACTGAAATTAAGCAGGCCAAACCTGCTGGTTGCTGACCAGAAAGAAGCAGACACGAGGAATACAGCTCTCTCGACTGAAGTATAAGCTCCTTCAAGACAGGGACAGTGTCTGTCCTGTTCACGACCGTTTCCTCAGTGTTTAGCATAGTTCTCGGTCATGAAAAAATTAGTCACTCACCACATACCACCTGGATGAATAGTTAACGAGTTAATGGTGGATCACTTGAGCAAGCCCCAAAGTGACTTTCTTCCCAGAAATACTGTCCAGTTCCTAGCACCAGAAACCTACATTTGTCCAGGAGTTTCCTTCATCAACTTAACCTACGTCTTCTTCTTGCTCTTAACCTCCAACACTTCCCTTTGTTTAGGCAAGTTTGTTTGGTCCTTGATCTTTGTAAACAAAAGTTTCAGTACCAACTCtgtaagagagagggagagaggaaggaagaaagacagagggagggagagactgaggggggagagagagaggggagagcgGTGGGAGTTGAGGGTGGTAGAGAGAGATTAacctgaaattttttcttttgaggaagattggccctgagctaacacttgttgccaatcttcctcttttattttttcccctccccaaaggcccagtgcatagttgtatatcctaatcgtaagtccttctagttcttctgtgtgggatgctgccacagcacggcttgatgagcagtataggtccacacccaggatgggAACCCGTGAACTCCagccactgaagtagagcgtgcaaacttaaccactacacccccgGGACGGCCCCAGATCAACCCTACGTTCTAAACACTTCATTTCCTAGTGAGATGTACAAAAGACCCCTCACAACTTCCCTAAAGAGAGGTTTTGACCTTCAGTGTGAGGCTAGAAGTCTAGAGAACCACAACAAACAACCGATTATAGAGCCTTTGCTCAAGAGAAGTGTTTAAACTGTGTCGTGGGAGTAGACGAGCTACATCAAACAAACCACGTCGTAGCTCTCTCCCGGTAAACCGTATTGTGTCCCATGGGGGTAACTtgactcccctcctcctgcttAATAAGGTGCCCAGGGAGGTTATTCCACTATTTATGTAGacttaaagaaataatgcctCCTTCTTCCCAACTCATAATTCCCTTCTTCTTTATTATTGCTGGAACCCATCACTATTGTGTCttgaagaaaatttaaacatttgaattttttccttccACTTAGGAAGAAACTCAGGAGTGATATGGATAAAAATGTTATCCCAGTAAACTTTGCTTTCATAAAATAATATGTTCTCTTGGGCAATAAATGTGTTTCAAGGTCTGATTCATTGCCAATCAACTGGTGTTAAAGTATCCTCATACGACAGATAAGAGACTCTAATCCTTCGGGGGAATACGAGCCCGGCACGTGTCACAAAGCAGATACAAGCCAAGCATACTTTCCACATTAGCAGAGACGTCAGGTGACCAACGTCATCTCTGTCTTGCTTCTAGTCGTTCTGTATACGAGACTCCATAGCAGTAGGATGCTCTGACTGAtcaaaagaaatacattaacattcataaggggaagggggaaggaataaagaataaaatacttacttGGTCCTAGACCAATTGAAAAAGCAGCAACATAAACAAGCAAGCTGGCTAAGGACAGCCATTTCAAAAAAGCTGGGACGTCCTCTGGGTCTGTGACTAGCTGGCGTTCAGTCTGGCTCAGTCCAGCGTTTGGTAAGGATGCGGaggtcatctcccttctcttGTCCATGTCATTTCTCGTGGGCATTGGTGAGCTTCTGCTGGGGGACATGATCTCCTTAAAGGGCTCTCTAACAATGTCATTGCTGGCTGACAGGTTCCCTGGTCCATAAAACACAGACTCCTCCACGGACTGGTTGACAGGGCTATGGCTTCTGCAGATACTGGTGACATTCATGTGGATGTGGAGATTCACGATGCCCATGGTCACCAATGAAGCTGCCATCACAGAGGACCCGACACAGAGGAAGGTTTTGCTCCCCACGTGGTCCACAAAAAGAGTGGGCGGGATGGTACCGATGACCTTGACAACCCCGACCCCAGTGGAGGCGAGGCTAGCCGCCTCGTTGCTTTGGAAGCCAACGGACTTCAAAACAGTCGATGCATAGAATAATATATTTGGCTGGCCGGTGATTTGTACAAAAAACACCAGTGTTAGGCCTATCATTATTCGGGTCCTCATGTTGTCCTTGGAACGAAACAGATCCCAAAAACTGTACTGATATTCATCTTTCAGGGAAGACTTGATCACCGTGAGTTCCTCCGTTGTATCTGAGATGGCTCTCAACCTCCTGAGAACGTGGCTAGCAGCTTCCTCGTGTCCTCTCATCACCAGAAACCGGGGACTCGGAGGAAGAAAGTACATGGCGATCGCCTGTAGAAATCCCAAGGGAATGACGAGGCCGAACATGTACTTCCAGCCCTGGGAAACGCTGGCGAAGGCGTAATTGGAAACGTAGGCAAACAGAATGCCAATGACAACCATCAGCTCGTTCAGTGACACAAGAAGGCCTCTTCTGTGCTGCGGGGCAATCTCCGCGATGTACACACAAGTGGCGATGGAAGAGAGGGAGATGGACACCCCTATAGCAATGCGGCCCACGAGAAGAACGGGGTACGACAGACTGAGGATCAGGACCAGGCTTCCGAGCCCGAGGAGGCAGGACGACAGGATGATGGCAGCCCTTCTGCCAAACCTGTCAATCAGGACCCCTCCAGTGAGCGAGGCCAGCAAGGCTCCGATGAGCAGGGAGCTCACCACCATTTCCTGCTCGTGGCAGGTCAGCGCCAACAAGGTCCGTATCTGGAGAAGAGCCCCGGAGATGAGCCCAAGTTCATAGCCCATGAGGAGGCCACTGACGGCAGCAGTGACAGCCGACAGGAGGGTGAACAGGCCACAACCTGCGAGCAGAGAGGAGAGACGGGGTCAGTTCTGAGCTGTGACTTTAAACACCTTGTGTCTGAATGGAGACCAGACCTCGTACAAGTGAGTTTTTCATAGCACGGAGTCTAAAAACACACATGGTTATAGTAAGATACTGTACTAACCCAACATGATTAGATATGGAAGGAAAAGTCCTTTTCATTTTTGGGAGGAGAGGGGCGGAGAAATCTAGAAAgtcatttccttctatttctgatGTTAATGTTGTTTTTAGTTTTGAGCAGACAGCCATGAAGATGGGCAGATGACAGATGCTGAAGACAGAACAAGCAGCAGTACTGTTTGGGTGCTGCCTGGCACTGgatcccagtggtgtagtggttaagtttgggtactctactttggcagcccaagttcacatgttcagatcccgggtgtggacatacacaccactcatcaagccatgctgtggcagcatcccatgtgcaaaatagaggaagattgccacagatgttagctcagggccaatcttcctcaccaaaaccaaaagaaagaaagaaagaaaaggaaaaagaaagaaatcccaaTAATCCTGATAGCAGCTCCTCTGGTCCCACTGCAGTGCCCTGTGGGCAAagcccagagggcaggggccTCCAGAAGTGCTGCAGGCTCCCACCACGTAACCTGGGGAGATAATTTTTGGTGACAGCTACACAAGTGTATGTTATATGTTTGtaatttatcaaaacaaaaacaaaacagaacaggaGGTAGCCGAGGGAAGAGCCGTTTCCAAGGCCTGCCTGAGGACAGGAGCGCTCCAGCAGGGGACGCCAATGCACCCCGTGTCGGGCAGCATGAGCCTGGAGAGGTGAGTGAGACAGGGCATCCAGTGCGTGTGGGTGGGGACAGAGGGGACGCTTCCCGCAGGGCCTGACAGGTCACAATGACAATTTGTTCTGGTATTCCAAGTCGTGGGTCGTGTCACGTGAGCGGGAGAGGGTCCTGCCACCATGAGATTTGCCGCCATGTGGAGCCCCGTCTGGTGGTCGGGAGGAGTTGGCTGCCTTAGTCTCGACAAGCAACGATGCTACCTTAGATGCAGGCGTGACGAGTGCAACTGAAGACAAGCAGAGGGATTCACAAGTTAATTCGGAGGTAAAACGGCTACGCCAGCTCATGAATTGGAGTCGGAGGGTAAGGAGGTAGGTCAGAACCCACGGTGATTCCATGGTCTGAGCCATTGGTTGGGTGATTTTACAGCATTCAATGCCCTGATCCAGGCCTCTGTGCCACACAGCGCACCATACTGACCCTAGGGAGACTGGAGGAGGACCGACCATGGTGGGGGTAAAGGAGGAACGGAAATCAGAGGTTCCACTGAAGACTTACGAAATGTCTTATTTGTTTTGCCTGTAAGACATTCAGATAACAACGTCCAGGAGGGGCCTGGGTGTGCAGATTTGGAGCCTAAGAGGCAGGTCAGGGCTGGAGATGTGTATTTGGGCTTCAGTAGCATATGCTCGGTCTTGAAGGCCACGGGCGTGGATGAGGTCACCgagggagagagagtggagaATGAGCAGCGGGACCAGGATGGGCCTGGGAACCCCAGCAGTAAGAagagcagcagagctgagatgTGTGTGAAATGGACTAGAAGCATGCGCTTGCGCACGCGATTATCCCAGGCGGAGCTAAGGCTGTTTAACTGGTCGGGGGTCTGCTTTAAAATGCTATTCAGCTCTAGTGAAATGAGCAGGTCAAACAAAGCTGATCTAAATCCCTTCCCACCATAAATATCCAAGGTATTTAAACCTCTGGGATCCTGGTGGCATATGAAAAGCAGGAAagtccaaaaaataaataaaaggaggatTGAGTATTTAGATGGAGGAGCCAATAAAAATGCAATAATCAGCAACAAAACCAAACTAATTGATGAACACTGCAAACACAAACCATTACATTGAAATTAAGTGGGCAATTTATCCAGCTgatcagaaaacaaatatttagcCCCGTTCCACACAGGCATCTTCCTGGGTACCGAGGGCTATATATAcagcaatgaaacaaaacaggTGTGGTCTTTGCCCCTCAGGAAACTTAACATTTTGGTGATATCTCtatgttttgttatttattatgcactgttttaatttttacgGCAAAATGACTCTAAAGCGTTCTCTTACAGTTTCTCTCATGTCCTCAGTTTCCACATATTCTTTTTCCCAGGTCATCTTAAAATCAGTAACAACAAATTCCTCCACCACAAGGAGAGTTAGGTCAAATTCTCACATTTGGATAAGAATATTGTATTGCTTGTCTGCACTTGtcattgttcattttttctatgtCTGACGTGTTGATTGTGCGTTTTGACAATTGGTCTCGATATTCAGGCTGGAGAACTAAGTGACTTTGGAGAAAGAAACACTTGGGAGGCAGACTGAGTGAGGCCCCCAGAAAGGGGTTTCGAGTGACAGAGGGCAGCGTAGGACACTGAGTGGAGGATGTGGGGCATagatgccagaaccgcttgcGTAGCAGGAGGTTGTCCTCGCCACCTTGGCCTTCTCCTTCACCTTCCGTGTTTTCCTTTTCGTTAGATGGGAAACAGAGCTTCCTCACAAAAGGAAA
This window encodes:
- the SLC2A12 gene encoding solute carrier family 2, facilitated glucose transporter member 12, with translation MVPVENTEGPSLLNLKGRAAETDGSDRASGRHPPWARGCGLFTLLSAVTAAVSGLLMGYELGLISGALLQIRTLLALTCHEQEMVVSSLLIGALLASLTGGVLIDRFGRRAAIILSSCLLGLGSLVLILSLSYPVLLVGRIAIGVSISLSSIATCVYIAEIAPQHRRGLLVSLNELMVVIGILFAYVSNYAFASVSQGWKYMFGLVIPLGFLQAIAMYFLPPSPRFLVMRGHEEAASHVLRRLRAISDTTEELTVIKSSLKDEYQYSFWDLFRSKDNMRTRIMIGLTLVFFVQITGQPNILFYASTVLKSVGFQSNEAASLASTGVGVVKVIGTIPPTLFVDHVGSKTFLCVGSSVMAASLVTMGIVNLHIHMNVTSICRSHSPVNQSVEESVFYGPGNLSASNDIVREPFKEIMSPSRSSPMPTRNDMDKRREMTSASLPNAGLSQTERQLVTDPEDVPAFLKWLSLASLLVYVAAFSIGLGPMPWLLLSEIFPGGIRGRAIALTSIMNWGINLLISLTFLTVTDHIGLPWVCFFYTIMSLASLAFVVVFIPQTKGCSLEQISTELAKANYVKNNICFMSHHQEELVPKQLQERKPQEQLSECKRLCERGQAGQLSPET